A window of Sphingobacteriales bacterium genomic DNA:
ATCGGGATATTGTTTATTCACTGGGCAGGCTTATGGCAGCCCCGTAAAGCAGACCATCTCATTTTTATCATCCTGAAGTATTTAAAACTCAGGAAGGAATTTTGGAGAATAAGCCTGTTTATGCCCCAAAAAAAGTATTGGAAAAAGTTTTTGACTGGGCTGGAATAAACATCTAAATCATAGTAAATCAGCTGAATGAATGGAATCATGGGGAGTGTTTCCACGCTTGCCTAAATCATCCAGTAATTTTAAAACCTGCTGATATCGTTTTTCTCTGATATAAGGTGTATTATGTGCATCAATGGTAGCCCAATGACTCCATGATGGCCCGTTTTTAATGATAGCCGGCAATTTATCATCTTCCGTTTCTTCATCCCTGAATGCTAATATTTTTTTGTTTTGAGTCTGAATGTTGAACTTTTCAGGTCTTTTGCCAAGCGGAGCCTGTCCATCTACATAGCATTTACTGACATTAAACATTTCAACTAAAGAAAAATGTTCTTTGATAAAAGACAAAGTTAATCTGAAATCATCTTCGTTTTCTCCCGGGAACCCAACTATCAGGTTTACTGATGTTTTGATGCCTGATTGATGGCATTTCCGAATTATTTTGGATGCTGTTGAAATGTCAAATCGCTTATTCATCAGAGATAATACATGATCAGACCCGCTTTCGACACCAAAATCAAGGTCGCGGCATCCGGCTTCTGCCATTAGTTCAAGCAACTCAGGAGTAAGCGTTAAATCAGGTCTTGCATTTCCACCCCAGTGAATATTAACTTTTTCATTGATTAATGCTTGGCAAAAATCTTTCAGGTGTTTTGGATCTCCGTTTAATGCAGAGCAAATCAGGCATATATAGTTTGCTTTGTATTTTTCTTTTGCCGTTTTTATATCGTTTATGATTTCTAATACTGGCCTGAT
This region includes:
- a CDS encoding B12-binding domain-containing radical SAM protein, with protein sequence MTKYLVTNFKKQFSDCLIIAGGPGMNVYVEYSHAENWLKHINLIFYKEVEDTLLLFINALKSSGNFDEIKGTAYIKKTNLFSFGFMKAVARKILFNKPIEYFSLKYLPQNHPPDLEKIPPLNLDHLDLKKYKTGGIPIEFSRGCKGSCSFCSETVRYKPYRIRPVLEIINDIKTAKEKYKANYICLICSALNGDPKHLKDFCQALINEKVNIHWGGNARPDLTLTPELLELMAEAGCRDLDFGVESGSDHVLSLMNKRFDISTASKIIRKCHQSGIKTSVNLIVGFPGENEDDFRLTLSFIKEHFSLVEMFNVSKCYVDGQAPLGKRPEKFNIQTQNKKILAFRDEETEDDKLPAIIKNGPSWSHWATIDAHNTPYIREKRYQQVLKLLDDLGKRGNTPHDSIHSADLL